One region of Mesobacillus boroniphilus genomic DNA includes:
- the ric gene encoding iron-sulfur cluster repair di-iron protein codes for MKMPFDQNSFVKDIVNIFPQSSDLFKQNRLDFCCGGNRPLAEAAGEQNLDVPSIMAALEELYQKHNGAPESMEVWTETDSTELIDHIKNKYHRELEEELRLLSPYVTKVAKVHGDRHEELLKVYELFYTLKKELLEHTAKEEETVFPLLLQLDTANEENRSEMIAEIAELEKEHDQAGSILKQLREITADFNPPIDACGTYRLVYKRLEALESHTFMHVHLENNILFPRYIA; via the coding sequence ATGAAAATGCCGTTTGATCAAAATTCATTCGTTAAAGATATTGTCAATATATTCCCCCAATCAAGTGATTTATTCAAGCAGAATAGACTGGATTTCTGCTGTGGCGGCAACCGTCCTCTAGCTGAAGCGGCTGGTGAACAGAACCTGGATGTGCCGTCAATCATGGCTGCACTCGAAGAACTATATCAAAAGCATAACGGCGCCCCAGAAAGCATGGAGGTTTGGACAGAAACTGACTCAACGGAGTTGATCGACCATATCAAGAACAAATACCACCGTGAGCTTGAAGAAGAGTTAAGATTGCTCAGCCCGTATGTAACTAAAGTAGCTAAAGTTCATGGTGACCGCCACGAAGAACTGTTGAAAGTCTATGAGCTTTTCTATACGTTGAAGAAGGAGCTCCTGGAGCATACGGCAAAAGAAGAAGAGACCGTCTTCCCGCTGTTGCTGCAGCTTGACACTGCAAATGAGGAAAACCGTTCTGAAATGATCGCAGAAATTGCAGAGCTAGAGAAGGAACACGATCAAGCTGGTTCAATCCTAAAACAATTGCGTGAAATCACCGCTGACTTCAATCCGCCAATCGATGCATGCGGAACGTACCGTTTAGTATACAAGCGCCTGGAAGCATTGGAATCACATACCTTCATGCATGTCCATCTTGAAAACAATATCCTTTTCCCAAGGTATATTGCTTAA
- the glp gene encoding gephyrin-like molybdotransferase Glp produces MLEKRNPIPIGEAVKRVMELKKNGSTEYVSINESYGRYLSEDLKATSDVPHFDRAPYDGYAVRSVDTHEASQNHAVEFEVVDHIGAGMLTDKELGPFQAVRIMTGAQMPVGADAVVMFELAKEVERDGKKYMETKRKHNKGDNVSYRGEDAKEGEVLVKKGTFINPGIQAMLATFGYAKVPVAKKPVIGLYATGTELLDVDEPLEPGKIRNSNSYMISAQILRAGAEVKYFGQLPDDFDTCFDAVSKAIEQVDLFITTGGVSVGDYDYLPEIYAKLGAEVLFNKVAMRPGSVTTVAQLDGKLLFGLSGNPSACYVGFELFARPIIRKMLFTEQPHLRKEKAILDANFPKANPFTRFVRSALTIENGKLVVTPSGLDKSNIIMSLAGANSLMILPGGTRGFERGTEVEVLLLEDHVGSGWPW; encoded by the coding sequence ATGTTAGAGAAAAGAAACCCTATTCCGATTGGAGAGGCAGTTAAGAGAGTGATGGAGCTTAAGAAAAACGGCTCTACTGAATATGTTTCAATTAATGAAAGCTATGGACGCTATCTTTCAGAGGACTTGAAAGCAACCAGCGATGTGCCGCATTTTGATAGAGCGCCATATGATGGATATGCGGTCCGTTCTGTCGATACACATGAAGCTTCCCAAAATCATGCTGTTGAATTTGAAGTAGTGGACCATATCGGAGCAGGGATGCTTACAGATAAAGAGCTCGGGCCCTTCCAGGCGGTCAGGATCATGACAGGAGCCCAGATGCCTGTTGGCGCTGACGCCGTTGTTATGTTTGAATTGGCTAAAGAAGTCGAGCGTGATGGAAAAAAATATATGGAAACAAAGCGGAAACATAATAAGGGAGACAATGTTTCCTACCGCGGCGAGGATGCAAAAGAAGGGGAAGTGCTTGTAAAAAAAGGCACTTTTATCAATCCGGGAATTCAGGCAATGCTGGCGACATTTGGGTATGCGAAGGTACCAGTTGCAAAGAAACCGGTAATTGGGCTTTATGCAACGGGAACTGAATTGCTTGATGTCGATGAACCGCTCGAACCAGGAAAAATCCGTAACAGCAACTCTTATATGATATCCGCGCAAATCCTTCGTGCTGGAGCTGAAGTGAAATACTTTGGCCAGCTGCCAGATGATTTTGATACATGCTTTGATGCCGTAAGCAAAGCGATAGAGCAAGTGGATTTATTCATTACGACCGGTGGGGTTTCCGTCGGTGACTACGACTATCTGCCAGAGATTTATGCAAAGCTGGGAGCAGAGGTGTTGTTCAATAAGGTAGCAATGAGGCCAGGCAGCGTCACTACTGTAGCGCAGCTTGATGGGAAGTTATTGTTTGGCCTATCAGGAAACCCTTCAGCATGCTATGTTGGCTTTGAATTGTTCGCTCGTCCAATTATCAGGAAGATGCTGTTTACTGAACAGCCTCATTTAAGGAAGGAGAAAGCGATTCTTGATGCCAATTTCCCTAAAGCAAATCCATTTACTAGATTTGTAAGGAGTGCCCTGACAATAGAGAATGGCAAGCTGGTCGTGACACCGAGCGGTCTGGATAAGTCGAATATCATCATGAGCCTGGCCGGGGCTAACTCCCTCATGATCCTCCCTGGCGGTACAAGAGGTTTCGAGCGGGGAACTGAGGTTGAGGTCCTTTTGCTGGAAGATCATGTGGGCAGTGGATGGCCTTGGTAA
- the mobB gene encoding molybdopterin-guanine dinucleotide biosynthesis protein B — translation MALVKPVLFQVAGYQNSGKTTLSLRLIKELTAAGLKVATVKHHGHGGRPEVVEAKDSDMHVKAGAAVSLVEGGGRMIIHAENGQWSLSEEIDMLSFFKPDVILIEGYKNEPYPKAVILRDESDLELVEKLHNIQVVLCRKPGLSNLLKDSALPVLNMDDGVCWILEYITNK, via the coding sequence ATGGCCTTGGTAAAACCGGTGCTGTTCCAGGTTGCAGGGTACCAAAACAGCGGCAAAACTACACTTAGCCTGAGGTTGATCAAAGAGCTGACTGCAGCAGGTCTGAAGGTTGCGACAGTCAAACACCATGGGCATGGCGGCAGGCCGGAAGTTGTAGAGGCAAAGGATTCAGACATGCATGTAAAGGCAGGAGCTGCTGTCTCCCTTGTAGAAGGAGGTGGCAGGATGATCATTCATGCTGAAAATGGGCAATGGTCCCTTTCTGAAGAAATAGACATGCTATCCTTCTTCAAGCCTGATGTAATCTTGATAGAAGGATATAAGAATGAGCCCTATCCTAAGGCGGTCATCCTTCGTGATGAAAGCGATTTGGAGCTAGTGGAAAAGCTGCATAATATCCAGGTCGTTTTATGCCGAAAACCTGGGTTGTCAAACTTGTTAAAAGATTCAGCTCTCCCTGTTCTTAATATGGATGATGGAGTTTGCTGGATTTTAGAATACATCACCAATAAATAG
- a CDS encoding respiratory nitrate reductase subunit gamma — protein MEMLQIFLWIVYPYSVAAIVAMGLVWQYDASREEGTRSKAGRLLLVVVKTLMAASTATGIAIVLSSSIANEPVLLLRWLISLAQLQPDMSLVTDVSILSKVHFIVVFLFLLSLAFTKEIYYLLKPHLYLKKIFLKLHFEKRG, from the coding sequence ATGGAAATGCTGCAAATCTTCTTATGGATCGTGTACCCGTATTCGGTTGCGGCAATAGTGGCAATGGGGCTCGTTTGGCAGTACGATGCATCGAGAGAGGAAGGAACACGCTCGAAAGCAGGGAGGCTTCTGCTAGTCGTCGTCAAAACACTTATGGCTGCCAGCACAGCAACAGGTATCGCCATCGTGCTATCCAGCAGCATAGCTAACGAACCAGTATTGCTGTTGAGATGGCTCATCAGCCTTGCCCAGCTGCAGCCAGACATGAGCTTGGTCACGGATGTTTCCATTCTCTCTAAGGTGCATTTCATTGTTGTGTTCCTATTCCTATTGAGTCTGGCTTTCACGAAGGAAATTTATTATTTGTTAAAACCGCACTTATATTTGAAAAAAATCTTTTTAAAACTTCATTTTGAAAAAAGAGGCTGA
- a CDS encoding MEDS domain-containing protein → MKNNMNQLFKDHRSVHVLYSYNEMDKYINQAVSFIEEGVMAGDYVIFIENEPLFRLIDEELSSRLTEDQMKFVHWVNNFDFYYSSGSYHPPAILDYFNNMVQPYIENDLPFRSWAHVEWATMKDPLHIIEDFERIVDQAVNALSFPLICAYEGDKMPDNLTRILMETHPYVLIDDDFIVSEQYQLASGGK, encoded by the coding sequence TTGAAGAACAACATGAATCAGTTGTTTAAAGATCATAGGAGCGTTCATGTCCTTTATTCCTACAATGAAATGGATAAATACATTAATCAGGCTGTTAGTTTTATAGAAGAAGGCGTTATGGCGGGGGATTATGTTATTTTCATTGAAAATGAACCTCTATTCCGTTTAATTGACGAAGAACTCAGCTCACGATTAACGGAAGATCAAATGAAATTTGTTCATTGGGTAAACAACTTCGATTTTTATTATTCCAGTGGCAGTTATCATCCTCCTGCAATCCTGGATTACTTTAATAACATGGTTCAGCCGTATATAGAAAATGATCTCCCTTTCCGATCCTGGGCACATGTTGAGTGGGCCACAATGAAAGATCCACTGCATATAATTGAAGATTTTGAAAGAATAGTAGACCAAGCTGTAAATGCACTGTCTTTCCCACTGATTTGTGCTTACGAAGGGGATAAAATGCCAGACAACCTCACAAGGATTTTGATGGAAACACATCCTTATGTTTTAATAGATGATGATTTCATCGTCTCAGAGCAATATCAATTAGCAAGTGGTGGAAAATAA
- a CDS encoding YwiC-like family protein yields the protein MKLFMPKQHGAWAMLIIPFWLGAAASEIVWQHVPFFIGWLLLYLGTYPLLLMFKKKKIPFYRKWALIYIIPALVFLMFPLFTTPSIVTFGLSMIPFFLINAYFSAKNKDRALLNDLSAIVVFAIAGLASSYLPNGEVNENAILVFAAVILFFTGSTFYVKTMIREKKNSQFKWISWTYHLLVPILWLVAGEATTAVAAIPSLIRAVAFYGKPLSVMKVGIYEVVNAVLFFIIMLFAIL from the coding sequence ATGAAGTTATTTATGCCAAAACAGCATGGGGCCTGGGCGATGTTGATCATCCCTTTCTGGCTTGGAGCAGCGGCAAGTGAAATAGTCTGGCAGCATGTCCCGTTTTTTATCGGATGGTTGTTACTATATCTAGGAACATATCCGCTTCTATTGATGTTCAAGAAAAAGAAAATTCCGTTTTATCGTAAATGGGCACTTATTTATATAATACCAGCGTTAGTGTTCTTAATGTTTCCATTGTTCACAACACCATCAATCGTAACCTTTGGCCTTTCAATGATTCCGTTTTTTTTGATCAATGCATACTTCTCTGCTAAAAATAAAGACCGGGCTCTCCTGAATGATTTAAGTGCAATCGTTGTTTTCGCCATTGCTGGACTGGCCAGCAGTTATCTCCCGAATGGGGAAGTCAATGAAAACGCCATTCTTGTTTTTGCTGCAGTTATTCTATTTTTCACGGGAAGCACGTTTTACGTGAAAACAATGATCCGTGAAAAGAAAAATAGTCAATTCAAATGGATTTCCTGGACGTACCATCTTCTGGTACCGATTTTATGGCTTGTGGCAGGAGAGGCAACCACCGCGGTAGCCGCCATTCCAAGCTTGATCAGAGCTGTTGCATTTTACGGTAAACCACTTTCCGTCATGAAGGTAGGGATATACGAAGTAGTGAACGCAGTCCTGTTTTTTATCATCATGCTATTTGCGATTCTGTAA
- a CDS encoding Crp/Fnr family transcriptional regulator → MLTATTLSPNLNKLFEKVHRIKTIDKGRFLFEEGNTADELYIIQSGKFQISKMVPDGRELTIRMCSAGELVGELSLFSQASQHILNARASESGTVAVIQKEKLEAEIEKDSGLALELVKWLSLQHRKSQTRFRDLVLHGKKGALYSTLIRMVNSYGIKTDEGLKINVALTNQELANFCGTSREVVNRLLSDLRKSNIISIDKGFITVHALNRLKREIDCENCPIEICNIE, encoded by the coding sequence ATGTTGACTGCAACAACGTTGTCACCAAATTTGAATAAGCTTTTTGAAAAGGTGCACAGAATCAAGACAATTGATAAAGGGCGCTTCCTTTTTGAAGAAGGAAATACCGCAGATGAGCTGTACATTATCCAGAGCGGGAAATTTCAGATAAGCAAAATGGTACCAGATGGACGCGAGTTAACAATCAGAATGTGTTCAGCTGGCGAATTGGTTGGGGAGTTATCACTGTTCAGCCAGGCATCTCAGCATATATTGAATGCCCGCGCCTCAGAAAGCGGGACGGTGGCGGTGATTCAAAAGGAAAAGCTCGAGGCTGAAATCGAAAAGGATAGCGGGCTGGCACTGGAACTCGTTAAATGGCTTTCCCTGCAGCATCGCAAATCACAAACAAGGTTCAGGGATCTCGTCCTTCATGGAAAAAAGGGGGCATTATACTCCACCTTGATTCGAATGGTAAACAGCTATGGAATCAAAACAGATGAAGGACTTAAAATTAATGTAGCCCTTACAAACCAGGAGCTTGCAAACTTTTGCGGGACTTCTCGCGAGGTCGTAAACAGATTATTGAGTGATCTTAGGAAGAGTAATATCATTTCAATTGATAAAGGTTTTATTACCGTCCATGCACTAAATCGACTTAAAAGAGAAATAGATTGTGAGAATTGCCCGATTGAAATATGCAATATCGAATAG
- the argC gene encoding N-acetyl-gamma-glutamyl-phosphate reductase: MKAAIIGTTGYGGGELIRILENHPYISIHSIHTTRDEKPVSEEYPHLTGIFDKVLTKIETEKIAEEADIVFLATPSKVSGKLVESFFNKGIKVIDLSGDLRLKDASAYKAWYKHEPVGAPILNEAIYGLSEWNREQIMNANLLANPGCYPTAALLGLAPVLTEKLVESNSIIIDAKSGVSGAGRSPSMGTLYAELNENFKIYKVNEHQHIPEIEQQLSLWNGDVVNVTFSTHLIPVTRGIMATIYVHLKEDLDTLRLLDLYKETYDGHPFVRVRKNGVFPSIKEVKGSNYCDIGLHADSRTGRLTIVSVIDNLMKGAAGQAVQNANIMFGLKESSGLEMIPLYP; encoded by the coding sequence GTGAAGGCAGCGATCATTGGTACCACTGGATATGGTGGAGGAGAATTGATCCGTATCCTGGAAAATCATCCATATATCAGTATTCATTCAATTCACACAACTAGAGATGAAAAACCTGTTTCTGAAGAATATCCCCATTTAACAGGTATTTTTGATAAGGTCCTCACCAAGATTGAAACTGAAAAAATCGCCGAGGAAGCAGACATTGTGTTCCTGGCAACCCCTTCTAAAGTTTCCGGAAAGCTTGTTGAATCATTTTTCAATAAGGGTATTAAAGTTATTGATCTATCAGGTGACTTGAGGTTAAAAGACGCATCAGCTTATAAAGCATGGTATAAGCATGAACCAGTCGGTGCTCCTATTCTGAATGAAGCAATCTACGGACTTAGTGAATGGAATAGGGAGCAGATTATGAACGCAAATCTACTAGCCAATCCAGGCTGCTACCCGACTGCAGCGCTCCTTGGGCTGGCACCAGTGCTGACAGAAAAGCTAGTTGAATCGAATAGTATCATAATTGATGCTAAGTCTGGCGTGTCCGGAGCAGGCAGGTCTCCATCAATGGGCACACTATATGCAGAGTTAAATGAAAATTTCAAAATTTATAAAGTCAATGAGCATCAGCATATTCCTGAAATCGAACAGCAGCTTAGTCTTTGGAATGGCGATGTGGTAAACGTAACCTTCAGCACACATTTAATACCGGTTACCAGGGGAATCATGGCCACAATATATGTCCATTTAAAAGAAGATTTGGATACTTTAAGACTGCTAGATTTATACAAGGAAACATATGATGGCCACCCATTTGTAAGAGTAAGAAAAAATGGAGTATTCCCGTCAATCAAAGAGGTCAAGGGATCGAATTACTGTGATATCGGCTTGCATGCGGACAGCAGGACAGGAAGACTGACGATTGTATCGGTTATCGATAATTTAATGAAAGGTGCTGCAGGGCAAGCGGTCCAAAACGCCAATATCATGTTCGGATTAAAGGAAAGTTCAGGACTCGAGATGATTCCACTGTATCCATAA
- the argJ gene encoding bifunctional ornithine acetyltransferase/N-acetylglutamate synthase, whose amino-acid sequence MYQAMTDKQLIKKIPDGGILTPKGFQCGGIHAGLRYAKLDLGMIVSEEPASCAAVYTTSHFQAAPLIVTQESIAKEKVLQAIVVNSACANACTGEQGYQDALKMRSVAAAKMGMPEHHVAVASTGVIGEFMQMEKIESGIIQLAIGNKAGDAKDFQTAILTTDTVMKSCCYSAEIDGITVSMGGAAKGSGMIHPNMATMLGFLTTDANISSEHLTVALKDVTNTTFNQITVDGDTSTNDMVLVMANGTAGNQPLNPDHPDWPVFVDLLKESCASLAKQIAKDGEGATKLIEISVSGAMSDEEARMIGKQIAGSNLVKTAVYGADANWGRIIGAIGQSHASVNPKTVDIYLGEITMLKGSTPVAFDEVQAREYLMNDKVEIYVDLHLGEGKGMAWGCDLSYDYVKINASYRT is encoded by the coding sequence ATGTACCAGGCAATGACCGACAAGCAATTAATAAAAAAAATCCCTGATGGAGGAATTTTAACGCCAAAAGGGTTCCAGTGCGGAGGAATACATGCAGGGCTACGCTATGCCAAGCTTGATTTAGGGATGATTGTAAGCGAGGAACCAGCGAGTTGTGCCGCCGTCTACACAACGAGTCACTTCCAGGCAGCGCCATTGATTGTTACACAGGAAAGTATAGCAAAGGAAAAGGTTCTCCAGGCAATCGTCGTCAACAGTGCATGTGCGAATGCTTGTACAGGAGAACAAGGGTATCAGGATGCGCTGAAAATGCGCTCAGTGGCAGCAGCAAAAATGGGGATGCCAGAACATCATGTTGCAGTAGCATCCACCGGAGTAATCGGTGAATTTATGCAAATGGAAAAAATCGAGTCTGGAATCATCCAACTGGCCATCGGGAATAAAGCTGGTGATGCAAAGGACTTCCAAACTGCGATCCTGACAACCGATACGGTAATGAAAAGCTGCTGTTATTCTGCAGAGATTGACGGGATCACAGTAAGTATGGGGGGAGCTGCGAAAGGTTCAGGGATGATTCACCCAAATATGGCAACGATGCTTGGCTTTTTAACAACAGACGCAAATATCTCAAGTGAACACCTGACTGTCGCGCTAAAAGATGTAACGAACACAACCTTCAATCAAATCACTGTGGATGGAGATACATCAACGAACGATATGGTGCTGGTGATGGCAAATGGAACTGCAGGAAATCAGCCGTTGAATCCAGACCATCCAGACTGGCCAGTTTTTGTAGACCTGTTAAAAGAAAGCTGTGCAAGTCTTGCTAAACAAATCGCAAAGGATGGAGAAGGAGCAACTAAATTGATTGAGATATCGGTGTCAGGCGCGATGTCTGATGAAGAAGCACGAATGATAGGTAAACAAATCGCCGGATCCAACCTTGTCAAAACAGCAGTCTACGGTGCCGATGCGAACTGGGGACGGATCATTGGCGCGATTGGTCAAAGTCATGCATCCGTAAATCCAAAAACAGTCGATATATACCTTGGAGAAATTACTATGCTTAAAGGAAGTACACCCGTTGCGTTCGATGAAGTTCAGGCAAGGGAGTACCTGATGAATGATAAGGTTGAAATTTACGTTGACCTCCATTTGGGAGAGGGGAAAGGAATGGCCTGGGGATGCGACCTTTCCTATGATTATGTGAAGATAAATGCAAGCTATCGGACATAA
- the argB gene encoding acetylglutamate kinase, with protein MVIKCGGSVLEELNDNFFNSLKELMEDGFYPVIVHGGGPAINSMLDLYEIPANFKDGLRVTCEKTMGIVEMVLSGQTNRQLCSMLMKQDFNALGINGSDGQCLQAEYIDKQGLGYVGTITQVNTDLIMLAVHNGYIPVITPIGIAEDGSKLNINGDYAAASIAKALKAERCAFVTNVDGILINGELVSEITDSQIESYISDGSIYGGMVPKVKSALSATAAGVETVMIISGKKQFYKNNCWHGTVIAAKEEVF; from the coding sequence GTGGTCATTAAATGCGGCGGAAGTGTGTTAGAGGAGCTTAATGACAATTTCTTTAATAGTCTAAAAGAATTGATGGAGGATGGTTTTTATCCCGTCATTGTTCACGGGGGTGGACCAGCAATCAATTCGATGCTTGATTTATATGAAATCCCCGCAAATTTCAAAGATGGTCTTAGAGTAACTTGTGAAAAGACCATGGGAATCGTTGAAATGGTACTGTCGGGCCAGACGAACCGGCAGCTTTGCAGCATGCTGATGAAGCAGGATTTCAATGCTCTGGGCATAAATGGCAGCGATGGACAATGTCTTCAGGCGGAATATATTGATAAACAGGGCTTAGGATACGTTGGGACTATTACCCAAGTAAACACTGACCTGATAATGTTGGCGGTTCATAATGGCTATATTCCTGTGATTACTCCAATTGGTATTGCTGAAGATGGCAGCAAGCTTAATATAAATGGTGATTATGCTGCTGCATCGATTGCGAAAGCATTGAAGGCTGAACGGTGTGCATTTGTAACCAATGTAGACGGAATCCTAATTAATGGTGAGTTGGTAAGCGAAATTACTGATAGTCAAATAGAAAGCTATATTTCTGATGGAAGCATCTACGGAGGAATGGTCCCAAAGGTGAAATCAGCATTGTCAGCTACAGCTGCGGGTGTAGAAACTGTTATGATCATTTCTGGCAAGAAGCAATTCTATAAAAATAACTGCTGGCACGGAACAGTGATTGCCGCAAAAGAAGAGGTGTTTTAA
- a CDS encoding acetylornithine transaminase produces MSHLFPTYQRWEIEPEKAAGTILYGKDGQQYLDFTSGIGVCNLGHRPEAVEHAVKEQLELFWHVSNLFPQSIQEEAAKKLAEGSGLGCVFFANSGAEANEAAIKLARKATGRTKIITFLQSFHGRTFAGMAATGQDKIKQGFGSMLETFIHLPFNDLEALKNEIDSDTAAVMIEIVQGEGGIHVVTNEFIKEAAKLCAENGVLLIIDEIQTGIGRTGKPFAFQHFCIEPDIITVAKGLGNGLPIGAAIGKAELSEFFGPGSHGSTFGGNPISTAAAIAVMEIIFNEEFLKEASAKGRLLFELLHKDLGCMEVVKEIRGLGLMAGIELTVAAQPILAELRKSGLIALPAGEKVVRLLPPLNVTAEEIEKAVSLMKEIISKSKVTAK; encoded by the coding sequence ATGAGCCATTTATTCCCTACTTATCAACGATGGGAAATTGAGCCTGAAAAAGCAGCAGGGACGATCCTCTATGGAAAGGACGGACAACAATACCTTGATTTTACTTCTGGTATCGGTGTCTGCAATTTGGGCCATCGTCCTGAAGCAGTTGAACACGCGGTCAAGGAGCAGTTGGAATTATTCTGGCATGTATCGAATCTCTTTCCGCAAAGCATCCAGGAAGAAGCAGCGAAAAAGCTCGCAGAGGGATCTGGCCTGGGTTGTGTGTTTTTTGCCAATAGTGGCGCTGAAGCAAACGAAGCAGCTATTAAACTGGCAAGGAAAGCTACGGGCAGGACCAAAATCATCACGTTCCTTCAATCTTTTCACGGGAGGACTTTCGCCGGCATGGCTGCGACCGGACAGGATAAAATCAAGCAGGGGTTTGGAAGCATGCTTGAAACATTTATCCACCTGCCATTCAATGATCTGGAAGCTCTAAAAAATGAAATTGATTCTGATACAGCTGCTGTGATGATTGAAATTGTCCAGGGTGAAGGCGGAATCCATGTCGTTACAAATGAATTTATAAAAGAAGCAGCTAAGTTATGTGCTGAAAATGGCGTCCTGCTAATAATCGATGAAATCCAGACTGGGATCGGACGGACGGGGAAACCATTTGCGTTTCAGCATTTTTGCATTGAACCCGATATCATAACCGTTGCGAAAGGTCTTGGCAATGGACTTCCAATAGGAGCTGCCATCGGCAAAGCGGAACTTTCGGAGTTTTTTGGTCCGGGAAGTCATGGATCGACCTTTGGCGGTAATCCGATCAGTACGGCAGCCGCAATAGCAGTTATGGAAATCATTTTTAACGAAGAATTCCTAAAAGAGGCATCTGCCAAAGGTAGACTACTGTTTGAGTTGCTTCACAAGGACCTAGGCTGTATGGAAGTGGTTAAAGAAATCAGGGGACTAGGGTTGATGGCCGGAATCGAACTGACTGTTGCAGCCCAGCCAATTCTAGCTGAATTGAGGAAATCAGGTCTGATTGCATTGCCGGCAGGAGAAAAGGTAGTCCGTCTTCTTCCGCCGCTGAATGTTACAGCAGAAGAGATTGAAAAGGCTGTCTCATTAATGAAAGAAATAATTAGTAAAAGTAAGGTAACAGCAAAATAA
- a CDS encoding carbamoyl phosphate synthase small subunit, whose product MKGYLHLADGKTFQGHMHGSLAEEGIAGEIVFFTGMTGYQEVLTDPSYKNQIIVFTYPLIGNYGINDKDFESKKPHVAAVIVFEAAKTAYHYEAQHSFTEYLEKWDIPVLEHVDTRELVKCIRQNGTMPAILSSEPFCESSCDTIDGLKVQKVSSMAPESIGFGDSHIVLIDYGFKKSIADYLVKQNCLVTIVPYNYSFEQIAALKPDGVLLSNGPGDPKELFGQLHEIRKVIENYPVLGICLGHQLAALALGGDTQKMLFGHRGANQPVYDVKSNRVFMSSQNHSYAVDQSSIGSTGLKVRFFNKNDQSIEGLYHEKWPLMTVQFHPEASPGPEDSVFIFEEFINTVKYRKRREVSYA is encoded by the coding sequence ATGAAAGGATATCTGCATCTGGCTGACGGCAAGACATTTCAGGGGCACATGCATGGATCGCTAGCTGAAGAGGGCATTGCCGGTGAGATTGTATTTTTTACAGGAATGACGGGTTATCAAGAAGTACTGACCGATCCTTCATACAAGAATCAAATCATTGTTTTCACCTACCCGCTGATTGGCAACTATGGGATCAATGATAAGGATTTTGAAAGCAAAAAGCCGCATGTTGCGGCAGTAATCGTCTTTGAAGCTGCCAAAACAGCTTATCATTATGAAGCCCAGCATTCATTTACAGAGTATCTTGAGAAATGGGATATTCCGGTACTTGAGCATGTTGATACTCGTGAGCTCGTAAAATGCATCCGCCAGAACGGTACGATGCCTGCTATTTTATCAAGCGAGCCATTTTGTGAATCAAGCTGTGACACGATCGATGGTCTCAAGGTGCAGAAGGTATCTTCTATGGCACCAGAATCTATAGGCTTTGGCGACAGTCATATTGTTCTAATTGATTACGGTTTTAAGAAATCCATTGCTGACTATCTGGTTAAACAAAACTGCCTGGTGACAATTGTTCCATACAATTATAGCTTTGAACAAATTGCTGCATTGAAGCCAGATGGTGTGCTTTTATCCAATGGACCTGGTGATCCGAAGGAATTATTTGGGCAGCTGCATGAGATTAGGAAAGTAATCGAGAATTACCCCGTATTGGGGATTTGCCTTGGGCATCAACTTGCAGCGCTGGCGCTTGGAGGGGATACACAGAAAATGCTCTTTGGACATCGAGGGGCAAACCAGCCTGTATACGATGTGAAAAGCAATCGGGTATTCATGTCCTCCCAAAACCACAGCTATGCTGTTGATCAAAGCAGTATTGGCAGTACAGGATTGAAGGTCCGTTTCTTCAACAAAAATGATCAGTCAATCGAAGGCCTTTACCATGAAAAATGGCCGCTGATGACTGTCCAGTTCCACCCAGAAGCCAGCCCGGGACCTGAAGACAGTGTATTCATATTTGAAGAATTCATCAATACAGTCAAATACAGAAAGCGGAGAGAAGTCAGCTATGCCTAA